A genomic stretch from Pelodiscus sinensis isolate JC-2024 chromosome 23, ASM4963464v1, whole genome shotgun sequence includes:
- the DNAJC16 gene encoding dnaJ homolog subfamily C member 16 isoform X1: MELKKLSISLIVVLVLVLVLQILSAVDFDPYRILGVSRTSSQADIKKAYKKLAREWHPDKNKDPGAEDKFIQISKAYEILSNEEKRSNFDRYGDVGENQGYPQQQQHHHFHHFHESFYFDESFFHFPFNSERRDSSDEKYLLHFSHYVNEIVPDSFKKPYLIKITSDWCFSCIHIEPVWKEAVQELEMLGVGIGVVHAGYERRLAHHLGAHSTPSILGLINGKISFFHKAVLRENLRQFVGSLLPGNLIEKITDKNYARFLSNWKKENKPHVLLFDHMPLAPLLYKLAAFAYRDYLSFGYVYVGLRGTEELSRQYNINVYTPTIMVFKEHIDKPADVIQAREMKKQLIDDFLSQNKFLLATRLTNQKLFHELCPVKKSHRQRKYCVVLLTGEGDKFAKTYEAFVAFALANTKDTVRFVHIYNDRQRDFAHALLMDEEKYWGKSAVAILERRNNVGRVVYKILEDAWQGSEEDNFILLDLLAQLRTDAGLLSSDTLLPDLNDELAPVFFLRWLYSAMEYVSDCWDSIFHNNWREMMPLLSLIFSALFILFGTVIVQAFSDSSDERDSPLPQKDDPTEKSEKNDAAFSKENRIPKKGFVEVTELTDVTYTSNLVRLRPGHMNVVLILSNPTKTTLLQKFALEVYTFTGSSCLHFSFLSLDKHREWLEYLLEFAQDAAPIPNQYDKHFLERDYTGYVLALNGHKKYFCLFKPHRAGDEGGTMGCEDYDPLLHAGETRGKSSSSPGARQVKNKLSKLSLWMERLLEGSLQRFYIPSWPALD, translated from the exons GCATCCTGACAAAAACAAGGACCCAGGAGCAGAAGATAAGTTTATACAAATTAGCAAAGCCTATGAG ATCCTCTCCAATGAGGAAAAGAGATCCAACTTCGATCGTTATGGAGACGTGGGTGAAAATCAGGGGTACCCtcaacagcagcagcaccaccactTCCATCACTTCCATGAAAGCTTTTACTTTGATGAATCCTTTTTCCACTTCCCATTTAATTCGGAGAGACGAGACTCCTCTGATGAGAAATACTTGCTGCATTTTTCGCACTATGTGAACGAGATTGTGCCGGACAGTTTCAAAAAGCCCTACCTCATTAAAATAACCTCGGATTGGTGCTTCAGCTGTATCCACATTGAGCCTGTGTGGAAGGAGGCTGTTCAGGAGCTAGAGATGCTGG GAGTGGGAATTGGAGTTGTCCATGCTGGCTATGAGAGACGCCTAGCACATCACTTGGGAGCACACAGCACACCATCCATTCTGGGACTCATTAATGGGAAAATATCCTTCTTCCACAAAGCAGTCCTTCGCGAGAACCTGCGGCAGTTTGTGGGCAGCCTTCTTCCAGGGAACCTAATAGAGAAG ATTACAGATAAAAATTATGCCAGATTCCTGTCAAActggaagaaagaaaataaaccCCATGTCCTTCTGTTTGATCATATGCCACTAGCACCATTGTTATACAAG CTCGCTGCTTTTGCATACAGAGATTATTTGTCCTTTGGATATGTGTATGTTGGACTCAGAGGGACTGAAGAGTTGTCCAGACAATATAACATCAATGTCTACACCCCCACCATCATGGTCTTCAAGGAACATATTGATAAGCCTGCTGACGTTATTCAG GCACGAGAAATGAAAAAGCAGCTCATTGATGACTTCCTCTCTCAGAATAAGTTCCTTTTGGCAACCAGACTCACCAACCAGAAACTGTTTCATGAGCTGTGTCCTGTGAAGAAGTCTCACCGTCAGCGGAA GTACTGTGTGGTTTTACTTACTGGCGAGGGTGACAAGTTTGCTAAGACCTATGAGGCATTTGTGGCCTTTGCTCTGGCAAACACAAAAGACACCGTGAGGTTTGTGCATATCTACAACGACCGTCAGCGAGACTTTGCCCATGCCTTGTTGATGGATGAGGAGAAATATTGGGGGAAATCTGCC GTGGCCATCCTGGAAAGGCGCAATAATGTAGGAAgagtggtctataaaatcttggAAGATGCCTGGCAGGGCAGTGAAGAGGATAACTTCATTCTTTTGGATCTTCTGGCTCAGTTAAGAACAGATGCTGGTCTTCTTTCTTCAGACACTCTCCTGCCAGATTTGAATGATGAACTTGCTCCT GTGTTCTTTCTCCGATGGCTCTACTCTGCAATGGAGTATGTCTCGGACTGCTGGGACAGCATATTTCATAACAACTG GCGGGAAATGATGCCACTTCTGTCCCTAATCTTCTCAGCCCTCTTCATTCTCTTTGGCACTGTTATTGTTCAGGCTTTTAG TGATTCAAGCGATGAGAGagactctcctctccctcagaaaGACGACCCCACTGAAAAGAGTGAAAAGAATGATGCAGCCTTCAGCAAAGAGAACAG GATTCCCAAAAAGGGCTTTGTGGAAGTGACTGAGCTAACAGATGTAACCTATACTAGTAACCTGGTGCGCCTGAGACCGGGTCACATGAACGTGGTTCTGATCCTTTCCAACCCCACCAAAACTACCCTACTTCAGAAGTTTGCCCTGGAAGTCTACACATTCACAGG GAGCAGCTGTCTTCATTTCTCCTTCCTGAGCCTCGATAAGCATCGAGAATGGCTGGAGTATTTGCTAGAATTTGCCCAGGATGCTGCCCCCATTCCAAATCAGTATGACAAACATTTCTTGGAGCGCGACTACACTGGTTATGTCCTCGCTCTAAATGGCCACAAGAAATACTTCTGTCTCTTCAAGCCTCACAGAGCAGGGGATGAAGGGGGAACAATGGGCTGTGAGGATTATGACCCATTGCTACATGCAGGAGAAACCCGGGGAAAATCCTCTTCCAGTCCAGGAGCCAGAcaagttaaaaacaaattaaGCAAGTTGTCTTTGTGGATGGAACGTCTCTTAGAAGGTTCCTTACAAAGGTTCTATATTCCATCATGGCCTGCATTGGACTGA
- the DNAJC16 gene encoding dnaJ homolog subfamily C member 16 isoform X2 yields MELKKLSISLIVVLVLVLVLQILSAVDFDPYRILGVSRTSSQADIKKAYKKLAREWHPDKNKDPGAEDKFIQISKAYEILSNEEKRSNFDRYGDVGENQGYPQQQQHHHFHHFHESFYFDESFFHFPFNSERRDSSDEKYLLHFSHYVNEIVPDSFKKPYLIKITSDWCFSCIHIEPVWKEAVQELEMLGVGIGVVHAGYERRLAHHLGAHSTPSILGLINGKISFFHKAVLRENLRQFVGSLLPGNLIEKITDKNYARFLSNWKKENKPHVLLFDHMPLAPLLYKLAAFAYRDYLSFGYVYVGLRGTEELSRQYNINVYTPTIMVFKEHIDKPADVIQAREMKKQLIDDFLSQNKFLLATRLTNQKLFHELCPVKKSHRQRKYCVVLLTGEGDKFAKTYEAFVAFALANTKDTVRFVHIYNDRQRDFAHALLMDEEKYWGKSAVAILERRNNVGRVVYKILEDAWQGSEEDNFILLDLLAQLRTDAGLLSSDTLLPDLNDELAPVFFLRWLYSAMEYVSDCWDSIFHNNWREMMPLLSLIFSALFILFGTVIVQAFSDSSDERDSPLPQKDDPTEKSEKNDAAFSKENRFPLLTPSCTSQAFSAPALSCSRNLAGHHLVTTAFSPQAERAVGEGQ; encoded by the exons GCATCCTGACAAAAACAAGGACCCAGGAGCAGAAGATAAGTTTATACAAATTAGCAAAGCCTATGAG ATCCTCTCCAATGAGGAAAAGAGATCCAACTTCGATCGTTATGGAGACGTGGGTGAAAATCAGGGGTACCCtcaacagcagcagcaccaccactTCCATCACTTCCATGAAAGCTTTTACTTTGATGAATCCTTTTTCCACTTCCCATTTAATTCGGAGAGACGAGACTCCTCTGATGAGAAATACTTGCTGCATTTTTCGCACTATGTGAACGAGATTGTGCCGGACAGTTTCAAAAAGCCCTACCTCATTAAAATAACCTCGGATTGGTGCTTCAGCTGTATCCACATTGAGCCTGTGTGGAAGGAGGCTGTTCAGGAGCTAGAGATGCTGG GAGTGGGAATTGGAGTTGTCCATGCTGGCTATGAGAGACGCCTAGCACATCACTTGGGAGCACACAGCACACCATCCATTCTGGGACTCATTAATGGGAAAATATCCTTCTTCCACAAAGCAGTCCTTCGCGAGAACCTGCGGCAGTTTGTGGGCAGCCTTCTTCCAGGGAACCTAATAGAGAAG ATTACAGATAAAAATTATGCCAGATTCCTGTCAAActggaagaaagaaaataaaccCCATGTCCTTCTGTTTGATCATATGCCACTAGCACCATTGTTATACAAG CTCGCTGCTTTTGCATACAGAGATTATTTGTCCTTTGGATATGTGTATGTTGGACTCAGAGGGACTGAAGAGTTGTCCAGACAATATAACATCAATGTCTACACCCCCACCATCATGGTCTTCAAGGAACATATTGATAAGCCTGCTGACGTTATTCAG GCACGAGAAATGAAAAAGCAGCTCATTGATGACTTCCTCTCTCAGAATAAGTTCCTTTTGGCAACCAGACTCACCAACCAGAAACTGTTTCATGAGCTGTGTCCTGTGAAGAAGTCTCACCGTCAGCGGAA GTACTGTGTGGTTTTACTTACTGGCGAGGGTGACAAGTTTGCTAAGACCTATGAGGCATTTGTGGCCTTTGCTCTGGCAAACACAAAAGACACCGTGAGGTTTGTGCATATCTACAACGACCGTCAGCGAGACTTTGCCCATGCCTTGTTGATGGATGAGGAGAAATATTGGGGGAAATCTGCC GTGGCCATCCTGGAAAGGCGCAATAATGTAGGAAgagtggtctataaaatcttggAAGATGCCTGGCAGGGCAGTGAAGAGGATAACTTCATTCTTTTGGATCTTCTGGCTCAGTTAAGAACAGATGCTGGTCTTCTTTCTTCAGACACTCTCCTGCCAGATTTGAATGATGAACTTGCTCCT GTGTTCTTTCTCCGATGGCTCTACTCTGCAATGGAGTATGTCTCGGACTGCTGGGACAGCATATTTCATAACAACTG GCGGGAAATGATGCCACTTCTGTCCCTAATCTTCTCAGCCCTCTTCATTCTCTTTGGCACTGTTATTGTTCAGGCTTTTAG TGATTCAAGCGATGAGAGagactctcctctccctcagaaaGACGACCCCACTGAAAAGAGTGAAAAGAATGATGCAGCCTTCAGCAAAGAGAACAGGTTTCCCTTGCTAACTCCTTCCTGCACCAGCCAGGCCTTCTCTGCACCTGCACTTTCCTGCTCAAGAAACTTGGCAGGGCACCATCTTGTCACTACTGCCTTTTCCCCCCAAGCAGAGAGGGCAGTTGGGGAAGGGCAGTGA